From the genome of Labrus bergylta chromosome 12, fLabBer1.1, whole genome shotgun sequence, one region includes:
- the kif3b gene encoding kinesin-like protein KIF3B: MSKSKSSETVKVVVRCRPMNEKERAAKFERMVSVDVKLGQILVRNPREASASELPKVFTFDSVYDWNSKQIELYDETFRPLVESVLFGFNGTIFAYGQTGTGKTYTMEGVRNDPERRGVIPNSFEHIFTHISRSQNQQYLVRASYLEIYQEEIKDLLSKDQSRRLELRERPDTGVYVKDLSSFVTKSVREIEHVMNVGNQNRSVGATNMNEHSSRSHAIFVITVECSELGVDGENHIRVGKLNLVDLAGSERQTKTGAAGERLKEATKINLSLSALGNVISALVDGRSSHIPYRDSKLTRLLQDSLGGNARTVMVANIGPASYNVEETLTTLRYSNRAKNIKNKPRINEDPKDALLREFQEEIARLKDQLQKRSGKKKRRRRRRGGAGEGSDGEDLEDGETEDDEEDGEDKGDYWREQQEKLERERRAIMEDHSLVAEEKVRLLKEKEKKMEDVQKEKEAGEMLTAKVKAMESKLLVGGKNIVDHTNEQQRMLEQKRHEIAEQKRREREMQQQVESRDEETLELKETYSSLQQEVDIKTKKLKKLFAKLQAVKAEIQDIQELHIHDRQELEQTQNELTRDLKLKHLIIENFIPLEEKNKIVNRAFLDDDDEYWKTKPITRMEDDQQMMGRPLSAMGLRRPLSQHARVAMMMRPDMRYKAENIIMLDMDLPARTTKEYQEPVIAPKVAAALEDALRDEDEIQVDASGFHSSLGPTPPASASGSLKKPKSGRPRTGKKSGTPTSPFSPSSPGSPMYPQSRGLVPK, translated from the exons ATGTCCAAGAGTAAGAGCTCCGAGACGGTGAAGGTGGTGGTCCGCTGCCGCCCAATGAATGAAAAAGAGCGGGCGGCTAAGTTTGAGAGGATGGTCTCTGTGGATGTCAAACTGGGCCAGATTCTGGTGAGAAACCCCCGAGAGGCATCGGCCAGCGAGCTCCCCAAAGTGTTCACCTTTGATTCTGTGTATGACTGGAACTCCAAGCAGATCGAGCTGTACGACGAGACCTTCAGGCCGCTGGTGGAATCGGTCCTGTTCGGGTTCAATGGGACCATCTTTGCATACGGGCAGACAGGTACAGGGAAGACTTACACCATGGAGGGGGTGAGGAACGACCCCGAGAGGAGGGGGGTCATCCCTAACTCCTTTGAACACATCTTCACTCACATCTCACGCTCTCAAAATCAGCAGTACCTGGTCAGAGCGTCGTACCTGGAGATCTATCAGGAGGAGATCAAAGACCTCCTCTCTAAGGACCAATCACGTCGTCTGGAGCTCAGGGAACGGCCTGACACCGGCGTCTACGTCAAAGACCTCTCATCGTTTGTCACAAAGAGCGTGAGGGAGATCGAACACGTCATGAACGTGGGCAACCAGAACCGATCAGTGGGCGCCACCAacatgaacgagcacagctccCGCTCACACGCCATCTTCGTCATAACAGTGGAGTGCAGCGAGCTGGGCGTGGACGGCGAGAACCACATCAGGGTGGGCAAACTGAACCTGGTGGATTTAGCAGGGAGTGAGCGGCAGACTAAGACGGGAGCGGCGGGAGAGAGGCTGAAAGAGGCCACAAAGATCAACCTGTCTCTGTCCGCTTTAGGAAACGTCATCTCAGCGCTGGTGGACGGACGCAGCAGCCACATCCCCTACAGAGACTCCAAACTCACACGTCTGCTGCAGGACTCTCTGGGGGGAAACGCCCGCACCGTCATGGTGGCCAACATCGGCCCCGCCTCTTACAATGTGGAGGAAACCTTAACGACGCTGCGGTACTCCAACAGAGCCAAGAACATCAAGAATAAACCTCGAATCAACGAGGACCCGAAAGACGCTCTGCTCAGGGAGTTCCAGGAGGAGATCGCCCGGCTGAAGGATCAGCTGCAGAAACGATctgggaagaagaagaggaggaggaggaggagggggggtgccGGGGAGGGCAGCGATGGAGAGGATCTGGAAGACGGAGAGACAGAGGACGATGAAGAAGACGGGGAGGATAAAGGAGACTACTGGagggagcagcaggagaagctagagagagagaggagggccATCATGGAGGACCACAGTCTGGTGGCCGAGGAGAAGGTTCGACttctgaaagagaaagagaagaagatggAAGATGtgcagaaagagaaggaggccGGAGAGATGCTCACTGCCAAAGTGAAG GCGATGGAGAGTAAGCTGCTGGTCGGAGGGAAGAACATCGTGGATCACACAAATGAGCAGCAGAGGATGCTGGAGCAGAAGAGGCATGAGATCGCTGAACAG aaacGTCGAGAGCGTGagatgcagcagcaggtggagaGTCGTGATGAGGAGACTCTGGAGCTGAAGGAGACGTACagctctctgcagcaggaggtCGACATCAAAACCAAGAAGCTGAAAAAG CTTTTTGCGAAGCTTCAGGCAGTGAAGGCAGAGATCCAGGACATCCAGGAGCTTCACATCCACGACCGTCAGGAGCTGGAACAGACGCAGAACGAGCTGACCAGAGACCTAaaactcaa ACATCTGATCATCGAGAACTTCATCCCTCTGGAGGAGAAGAATAAAATCGTGAACAGAGCGTTCCttgatgatgacgatgagtACTGGAAGACGAAGCCCATCACTCGTATGGAGGA tgacCAGCAGATGATGGGCCGGCCTCTGTCTGCGATGGGATTGAGGAGGCCTCTCAGTCAACACGCTCGTGTGGCCATGATGATGAGACCTGACATGAGATACAAA GCTGAGAACATCATCATGCTGGACATGGACCTGCCGGCTCGGACCACTAAGGAGTACCAAGAGCCTGTGATCGCTCCGAAGGTGGCGGCAGCTTTGGAGGACGCTCTCAGGGACGAGGACGAGATCCAGGTGGACGCCTCCGGCTTTCACAGCAGCCTGGGACCAACGCCTCCCGCCAGCGCCAGCGGGAGCCTCAAAAAACCAAAGTCTGG tcGACCGCGGACAGGAAAGAAGTCGGGCACCCCCACCTCTCCCTTCAGCCCCTCCAGTCCAGGATCCCCGATGTACCCACAATCCCGCGGCCTGGTGCCCaagtga